Proteins from a genomic interval of Niabella soli DSM 19437:
- a CDS encoding DUF488 domain-containing protein, whose translation MPKIQLKRIYEPADPSDGYRVLVDRLWPRGVKKATADIDEWAKELAPSGALRKWFDHDPQKWAAFQKKYREELQANSAVDAFVQEHKANKLITLLYGAKDEVHNQAVVLKAVLEKIHTKK comes from the coding sequence ATGCCCAAAATCCAATTGAAACGCATTTACGAGCCAGCGGATCCTTCAGACGGGTACCGGGTGTTGGTAGACCGGTTATGGCCGCGCGGGGTAAAGAAGGCTACCGCGGACATCGATGAGTGGGCAAAAGAACTCGCGCCATCCGGTGCATTGCGGAAATGGTTTGATCATGATCCGCAAAAATGGGCGGCGTTTCAGAAAAAATACCGGGAGGAATTGCAGGCTAACAGCGCTGTGGACGCCTTTGTGCAGGAACACAAGGCAAATAAGCTAATCACGCTTTTGTATGGTGCAAAGGATGAGGTACACAACCAGGCCGTTGTTTTAAAAGCGGTTTTGGAAAAGATACACACAAAAAAATAA
- a CDS encoding TolC family protein encodes MSTFLQRRCFALMGMGLLLLWGGGSASAQTHLTLLDLIAASKTNLPLLKQKQALVNAAQARFTATKHSFLPVIAGADEVNIGTDNSLSGALFSMGLIPSASGGITAANNMQAATGNIAVVSGDYSLVNFGLNQAKINAAQSDIQLNQADLSKDLYTVKAKLVLLYLNLLKYEIKLTTDQQNIDRYTSIYKVIYALSGSGLIAGADSSMANAELSKANIGYNQTLGIINQYKEQLAFLTGLPAQQINVDTSFYGHLHPVPPVMNFPIDSIHNPVLEYYQMRTNSFRVNEALIRKSFLPRLHLMASAWARGSSIQYSNDYQPLATGLGYQRYNYLAGIALTYNFLNGIYKKDRLSENRYATEASNQEWEQERQALQSQTLQADNELQTARANLKQIPVQLGSAQVVYRQKMAQYKAGLISLIDLTNASFVLYRSQIDYIESNTDWYLALLNKAVATGTLDQFIQSLNLEY; translated from the coding sequence ATGAGTACTTTCTTACAAAGAAGGTGCTTTGCGCTAATGGGTATGGGCCTGCTTCTTTTATGGGGGGGCGGTTCCGCATCGGCGCAAACACACCTTACTTTACTGGACCTGATCGCTGCTTCTAAAACCAATCTTCCCCTGTTGAAACAAAAACAGGCCCTGGTAAATGCAGCACAGGCAAGGTTTACAGCCACTAAACATTCTTTTCTCCCGGTTATTGCCGGGGCCGATGAAGTAAATATTGGTACAGACAATTCCCTTTCAGGTGCATTGTTTAGTATGGGATTAATTCCTTCTGCATCCGGCGGTATTACAGCGGCTAATAATATGCAGGCCGCCACCGGCAATATTGCGGTGGTTTCAGGTGATTACAGTCTGGTGAACTTTGGACTGAACCAGGCGAAAATAAATGCGGCGCAGTCGGATATTCAGTTGAACCAGGCCGATCTTTCCAAAGACCTTTATACCGTGAAAGCAAAGCTGGTGCTGCTTTACCTGAACCTGTTGAAATATGAAATTAAGCTAACCACCGATCAGCAGAATATAGACCGGTATACCAGTATTTATAAAGTAATATATGCATTGAGTGGTAGCGGGCTGATCGCCGGCGCCGATTCCTCAATGGCCAATGCGGAGTTGTCAAAAGCAAACATTGGTTACAATCAAACGCTGGGCATCATCAATCAGTATAAGGAGCAGTTGGCTTTTTTAACCGGGCTCCCGGCACAGCAGATCAACGTTGATACTTCTTTTTACGGGCACCTGCATCCGGTGCCACCGGTGATGAATTTTCCCATCGACTCTATTCATAACCCAGTGCTGGAATATTACCAGATGCGCACCAACAGCTTCCGGGTAAATGAGGCCCTGATCCGCAAAAGCTTTTTACCACGGCTGCACCTGATGGCAAGCGCCTGGGCGCGCGGATCGTCCATTCAATACAGTAACGATTATCAGCCGCTGGCAACAGGGCTGGGTTATCAGCGCTACAATTACCTGGCCGGTATTGCGCTGACGTATAATTTCCTGAACGGGATCTATAAAAAAGACCGCCTGTCGGAAAACCGGTACGCAACGGAAGCCAGCAACCAGGAATGGGAGCAGGAGCGCCAGGCATTGCAATCGCAAACCCTGCAGGCCGATAATGAGCTGCAAACAGCGCGGGCCAATTTAAAGCAAATACCGGTACAACTCGGCTCTGCGCAAGTGGTCTACCGTCAGAAAATGGCACAATATAAAGCAGGATTGATCTCGCTTATCGATCTCACCAATGCTTCATTTGTATTGTACCGTTCACAGATCGATTATATAGAGTCCAATACCGATTGGTACCTGGCATTGCTGAACAAGGCCGTGGCAACCGGTACGCTCGATCAATTTATTCAATCCTTAAACCTGGAATACTAA